From Lawsonia intracellularis PHE/MN1-00, the proteins below share one genomic window:
- a CDS encoding glycosyltransferase family 9 protein: MDKNELYSTTIKSITKNWVVIRLSALGDVVLTTGVIHYWYTHFNWKFTIITQEGLTSIFENNPAVQNIIALTKEQLLPKHIISTARSLANHHKNYGLIDLHGTLKTRLISLLWRGPIYRYSKMSFERRLFLLTKNRLLKKRLNKWTVPQRYIYALNTLPPTPDQLTPIILLHKKEEDKVKNYFTFLESPEQKVVAIHPYATHINKAWNTNSWYNIIEHLTSEKIPWFIIGQGTPLKNIPPQHDFTNKTSIRETCALLKRAAVLVTGDSGPMHLATAIKTPVIALFGPTTKDWGFFPPEDANIILEANIPCRPCSLHGDKKCPIQRKCMEELTPIQVMNAIKKILARQPS, from the coding sequence ATGGACAAAAATGAATTATATTCAACTACCATAAAATCAATAACTAAAAACTGGGTTGTTATTCGATTAAGTGCATTAGGCGATGTTGTTCTTACAACTGGTGTTATACACTATTGGTATACTCATTTTAATTGGAAGTTTACTATTATTACACAAGAAGGCTTAACATCTATATTTGAAAATAACCCTGCTGTTCAAAATATTATTGCTTTAACCAAAGAACAACTATTACCTAAACATATTATATCTACTGCTCGTTCTCTTGCTAACCACCATAAAAACTATGGACTTATTGATTTACATGGCACACTAAAAACACGCCTAATAAGTTTATTATGGAGAGGGCCTATATACCGTTATTCAAAAATGAGTTTTGAGCGTAGATTATTTCTTTTAACTAAAAATCGTCTTTTAAAAAAACGGCTTAATAAATGGACTGTGCCACAACGATATATTTATGCACTTAACACTCTTCCACCAACACCTGATCAGCTTACACCAATTATTTTACTTCATAAAAAAGAAGAAGATAAAGTTAAAAACTATTTTACATTTTTGGAATCACCTGAACAAAAAGTTGTAGCAATCCATCCTTATGCAACTCATATAAATAAAGCATGGAACACTAACTCATGGTATAACATCATAGAACACCTTACATCTGAAAAAATTCCATGGTTTATTATAGGGCAAGGTACTCCTTTAAAAAATATCCCACCCCAACATGACTTTACAAATAAAACATCAATAAGAGAGACATGTGCTTTACTTAAAAGAGCAGCCGTTCTTGTTACTGGTGACTCTGGACCAATGCATCTTGCTACTGCTATAAAAACACCAGTTATTGCTCTATTCGGTCCAACAACAAAAGACTGGGGATTTTTCCCACCAGAAGATGCCAATATCATCCTTGAAGCCAATATACCCTGTCGCCCTTGCTCACTACATGGAGACAAAAAATGTCCTATCCAACGTAAATGTATGGAAGAACTAACTCCTATACAAGTAATGAATGCAATTAAAAAAATTCTTGCACGTCAACCTAGTTAA
- a CDS encoding thermonuclease family protein — translation MLIIFRLTFRLFVLTIFSILIPFFLFLCIARAESFIKVIDGDSLSLYKTGNKKILRLYGIDSPELSQPFGLLAKRATEFLVEHGNIVVKNMGYDIYGRTLAIIYLEDGLTLQEHLLRKGLAWVYPKYCSDVMCNYWYELEEFSRKNKFGLWSKKRAIPPWKWRKLKLRY, via the coding sequence ATGTTAATTATCTTTAGGCTAACATTTCGATTATTTGTACTAACTATATTTAGCATTCTAATACCTTTCTTTCTTTTTTTATGTATTGCAAGAGCAGAAAGTTTTATAAAAGTAATAGATGGAGATAGCTTAAGTTTATATAAAACAGGTAATAAAAAAATATTGCGTTTATATGGCATTGATTCTCCTGAGCTATCTCAACCCTTTGGTTTATTAGCTAAAAGAGCTACAGAATTTTTGGTTGAGCATGGTAATATTGTAGTCAAAAATATGGGTTATGATATTTATGGTCGTACGTTAGCTATTATATATTTAGAGGATGGTTTAACACTACAAGAACATTTACTTCGGAAAGGTCTTGCTTGGGTATATCCTAAATATTGTAGCGATGTTATGTGTAACTACTGGTATGAACTAGAAGAATTTTCTAGAAAGAACAAGTTTGGACTTTGGAGTAAAAAAAGAGCTATCCCACCTTGGAAGTGGAGAAAGTTAAAGCTGCGATATTAG
- a CDS encoding DUF4911 domain-containing protein → MYKLSKKVFIVIPPHEVGLFRFLLEGYDHLAQFTVLDRFQALLKIFFSSYQEERVTLALNEISEVISFKKIN, encoded by the coding sequence ATGTATAAGTTATCAAAAAAAGTTTTTATTGTTATTCCTCCTCACGAAGTAGGACTTTTTCGTTTTTTGTTAGAGGGGTATGATCATTTAGCACAATTTACAGTTTTAGATCGTTTTCAAGCCTTATTAAAGATATTTTTTTCATCTTATCAAGAAGAAAGGGTAACTTTAGCTTTGAATGAGATATCTGAAGTTATTTCATTTAAGAAAATTAACTAG
- a CDS encoding Fur family transcriptional regulator: protein MSKKLPGIESILRSFSEHLLNKGLRNTHQRQQIIRTFLSTTGHLTTEEIYHIIKKEDPSLGQATVYRTMKLLCEANLAREVRFSDGIARYEHFNEHHDHLICDTCGINFEFIDPTIEKLQQKYAKQYGFILKSHQLYLYGICPTCQNVSL from the coding sequence ATGTCTAAAAAGCTTCCAGGAATTGAAAGCATTCTCCGTAGTTTTTCTGAACACCTTCTGAATAAAGGTTTAAGAAACACCCATCAACGACAACAAATTATTAGAACATTTCTTAGCACAACAGGACACCTAACTACTGAAGAAATTTATCATATTATAAAAAAAGAAGATCCCTCTCTTGGGCAAGCAACTGTTTACCGTACTATGAAACTTCTTTGTGAAGCCAACTTAGCACGAGAAGTACGTTTTAGTGATGGTATTGCAAGATATGAACATTTTAATGAACATCATGATCATCTTATTTGTGATACATGTGGTATTAACTTTGAGTTTATAGATCCTACTATTGAAAAACTTCAACAAAAATATGCCAAACAATATGGTTTTATTTTAAAGTCCCATCAGCTTTATTTATATGGTATTTGTCCAACATGTCAAAATGTATCACTATAA
- a CDS encoding LPS-assembly protein LptD: MYNLFLPFILTNLIYYIIIPSLFIAFFPLQALSIINISEFAQPDINQSQTKWNLEADTLTTLSNNTIIEAKGNIILTKGQDVFKADFARYYQKTGWLFLKGHVTVKMDENEINADEAEFNLNTKTGWLNNGNIFISSSHVYFSGARITKHYGDYYTFNNVKVTTCDGPHPAWSISAKEAIVEVDGYAQLYDSTFKIKNIDVMYSPIFTIPAKQTRQSGFLNPNYGISQRRGIYYTQPYFLNIDQSSDLTFYAGLMTKIGPLGTVRYRSHKFTNQKTWFAASGIHDKNNIVTPGKDPVYPSSQLVRNNHQRYWVRGMADGFIGNSTWCYISNLDYVSDQDYLREFDQGITGFSHSRSEMFQMFGRDIQEDDQSRLNALLIRKDWQRIGVVGNIRYEQDPTLGHGNHPTSQSELTQRIPQIDMFLYQGKLFQPLSLEGAIHLQSAYMYRAKGTKGWRTELYPKVTLPIDLKYGSVITTVGLRETYYQTGIKSHTSPVAPHVPDTKTPRQTGQHRSLFNLQLESSTQAHRIWRLKDKKTINLHSQSIGKTFCTALKHTIQPRICYSFIPREGQEKNPFYTLSDRILPQNDLTYSIVNILTKKNVTISVDNNNNNNDNSVTPTLITSYYDLLYWNLSTGYDFEEERRKQYVEKYPKRPIKDIYSELELYILSWLTYSGKTFISPYNGNITRHDHNIIFKSDRFSWKTGLSFRDQYYNYREHLQYRDENNIIMSSRLRLLQNSFSIQLLPNVSVTLEDFRNLRELGTFGKTNSQLVEVTYLAQCYRIIGRYRYDGYDRSYTVLIEIPGLFE; encoded by the coding sequence TTGTATAATCTTTTTTTACCATTTATTCTAACTAACCTTATATATTATATAATTATTCCATCCTTATTTATAGCATTTTTTCCTCTACAAGCTTTATCTATTATAAACATATCCGAATTTGCACAACCAGATATTAACCAATCTCAAACTAAATGGAACCTTGAAGCTGATACGTTAACTACACTATCAAATAATACTATTATTGAAGCTAAAGGAAACATTATCCTTACAAAAGGACAGGATGTATTTAAAGCTGACTTTGCAAGGTATTATCAAAAAACAGGTTGGCTTTTCCTTAAAGGTCATGTCACTGTAAAGATGGATGAAAATGAAATCAATGCTGACGAAGCAGAATTTAATTTGAATACTAAAACAGGCTGGCTTAATAATGGGAACATATTTATCTCTTCATCACATGTTTACTTTTCTGGTGCACGTATTACCAAACATTACGGAGATTATTATACTTTTAATAATGTCAAAGTTACTACATGTGACGGACCTCATCCAGCATGGTCAATATCAGCTAAAGAGGCAATAGTAGAAGTTGATGGATATGCACAATTATATGATTCTACCTTTAAAATTAAAAACATAGATGTAATGTATAGCCCTATTTTTACAATACCTGCAAAACAAACAAGACAATCAGGTTTTTTAAATCCTAATTATGGAATCAGTCAGCGACGTGGAATTTATTATACTCAACCATACTTTTTAAATATTGATCAAAGCAGCGATCTAACATTTTATGCTGGACTGATGACAAAAATAGGTCCATTAGGAACTGTAAGATATCGTTCACACAAATTTACAAATCAAAAAACATGGTTTGCTGCTAGTGGCATTCATGATAAAAATAATATTGTCACACCAGGGAAAGATCCTGTCTATCCATCAAGCCAACTTGTACGTAATAACCATCAACGTTATTGGGTTCGTGGAATGGCTGATGGTTTTATTGGAAACTCAACTTGGTGCTATATATCTAATTTAGACTATGTATCAGACCAAGATTATCTTAGAGAATTTGATCAAGGTATAACAGGCTTTTCACACTCCCGTAGTGAAATGTTTCAAATGTTTGGCAGAGATATCCAAGAAGATGACCAATCTCGATTAAATGCTTTACTTATTAGAAAAGATTGGCAGCGTATAGGGGTAGTAGGAAATATTAGATATGAACAAGATCCAACATTAGGACATGGGAATCATCCTACTAGTCAAAGTGAGTTAACGCAACGAATTCCACAAATTGACATGTTTCTTTACCAAGGAAAACTATTTCAACCTCTTTCATTAGAGGGTGCCATTCATTTACAGTCTGCTTATATGTATCGTGCTAAAGGCACTAAAGGTTGGAGAACAGAACTTTATCCAAAAGTTACATTACCAATCGATCTCAAATATGGATCTGTTATAACAACTGTTGGGCTACGTGAAACTTACTATCAAACAGGTATAAAATCACACACAAGTCCTGTAGCACCACATGTCCCTGATACTAAAACACCACGTCAAACAGGTCAGCATCGTTCACTTTTTAACTTACAACTAGAAAGTAGTACACAAGCTCACCGAATATGGCGACTAAAGGATAAAAAAACTATTAATCTTCATTCTCAAAGTATAGGAAAAACCTTTTGTACAGCACTCAAGCATACAATCCAACCACGTATATGCTATAGCTTTATACCTAGAGAAGGCCAAGAAAAAAATCCATTTTATACACTATCAGATAGGATCCTTCCCCAAAATGACCTTACTTATTCAATAGTAAATATTCTCACAAAAAAGAATGTTACTATTAGTGTAGATAATAATAATAATAATAATGATAATAGTGTTACACCAACACTTATTACTTCCTACTATGATCTTCTCTACTGGAACTTATCAACAGGATATGATTTTGAAGAAGAACGCCGAAAACAATATGTAGAAAAATATCCAAAGCGCCCTATAAAAGACATCTATTCTGAACTAGAACTTTATATACTATCTTGGTTAACTTATTCAGGTAAGACATTTATTTCTCCATATAACGGTAATATTACTAGACATGATCATAATATCATATTCAAATCAGACAGATTTTCTTGGAAAACAGGCCTTAGCTTTCGTGATCAATACTATAATTACCGTGAGCATCTTCAATATCGAGATGAAAATAATATTATTATGTCTAGTAGGTTACGCTTACTTCAAAACTCTTTTTCTATACAGCTATTACCAAATGTATCTGTTACGTTAGAAGATTTCCGAAACCTACGAGAACTTGGAACTTTTGGTAAAACAAACTCTCAACTAGTTGAAGTTACATATTTAGCACAATGTTATCGTATTATTGGTAGATACCGATATGACGGCTATGATCGTAGCTATACAGTATTAATAGAAATACCTGGATTATTTGAATAA
- the alr gene encoding alanine racemase, whose protein sequence is MYSSSVCIKIHLERLRYNLRILRSRYPNVMPVIKANAYGHGIRVVANVLRDEGVQHMAVGSITEGFLLRQEGHQAFLLALLGPFSEEDARIAVVHNITPVIHNIESLQSIVHYSRVHQGGTAVPVAIKIDTGMGRLGFSSNDYISLIDLLRHTPEVNPILLLSHLVAPEISSLDNVTHNQVEQFARAYKAIKEAFPTIKTSLTNSPGLLAWPNYIGDFSRPGIALYGGNPFYGTSRVSLGKGFLPVMEVEAPVVAINTVSAGSSIGYGCTYYAKEDIRVAVIGAGYADGYSRSFSNKGWVVIKGKRYRIVGRVCMQMLMVDITNSHSKISIGDKAFLLGGGGSLAIKPEELAEWWGTIPHEVCCSLGSSIGAQQKQLVII, encoded by the coding sequence ATGTATTCAAGTAGTGTTTGTATAAAGATCCATTTAGAGCGATTACGTTATAATTTACGTATACTTCGTTCTAGATATCCTAATGTTATGCCTGTTATTAAAGCTAATGCCTATGGTCATGGTATCAGAGTTGTTGCAAATGTCCTTAGAGATGAAGGCGTTCAACATATGGCTGTAGGATCTATTACAGAAGGGTTTTTATTACGACAAGAAGGTCATCAAGCTTTTTTACTTGCTTTGTTAGGACCTTTTTCTGAAGAAGATGCAAGAATTGCTGTAGTACATAATATAACTCCGGTTATTCATAATATTGAAAGTCTCCAATCTATTGTTCATTATAGTAGAGTACACCAAGGTGGTACTGCAGTACCAGTTGCTATTAAAATTGATACTGGTATGGGCAGACTTGGCTTTTCTTCTAATGACTATATAAGTCTTATAGATTTATTAAGGCATACACCAGAAGTAAATCCTATTTTATTATTATCACATCTAGTTGCACCAGAAATTTCATCTCTTGATAATGTTACACATAACCAAGTAGAGCAATTTGCAAGAGCTTATAAAGCTATTAAAGAAGCTTTTCCAACTATAAAAACTTCTTTAACAAATTCTCCTGGGCTTTTAGCATGGCCAAACTATATAGGAGATTTTTCTAGACCTGGGATAGCGTTGTATGGGGGAAATCCATTTTATGGTACAAGTCGTGTAAGTCTTGGGAAAGGTTTTTTACCAGTTATGGAGGTGGAAGCACCAGTTGTAGCTATAAATACAGTTTCTGCTGGTTCTTCCATTGGATATGGTTGTACTTATTATGCTAAAGAAGATATACGTGTTGCTGTTATTGGAGCAGGCTATGCAGATGGATATTCACGAAGTTTTTCAAATAAAGGTTGGGTAGTTATAAAAGGAAAGCGCTATAGAATTGTTGGTAGGGTTTGTATGCAAATGTTGATGGTGGATATCACTAATAGTCATAGTAAGATATCTATTGGTGATAAAGCATTTTTATTAGGTGGTGGGGGAAGTTTAGCTATTAAGCCAGAAGAACTTGCAGAATGGTGGGGCACTATTCCTCATGAAGTTTGTTGTTCATTGGGTTCATCAATAGGAGCTCAACAAAAACAATTAGTCATTATTTGA
- a CDS encoding type III secretion system chaperone, with the protein MVATDVIKDLGQELNIPGLEFDQNLVCSFSVHNGNLDMTIETNETGDLVYVCGYLGIMPDDNNAAAAVAILFAQANSTLSSMNRGVLALDYNGERLLFSKLYNVSHWEPNECIESILQLIEDAEEWKHRLYQPDFGLSELTKGGINKTENNNSFLKV; encoded by the coding sequence ATGGTTGCGACAGACGTTATCAAGGATCTAGGTCAGGAATTAAATATTCCAGGACTTGAATTTGATCAAAATTTGGTATGTTCGTTCTCTGTCCATAATGGTAATCTTGATATGACTATTGAGACTAATGAGACAGGAGATTTAGTCTATGTGTGTGGATACTTAGGAATTATGCCTGATGATAATAATGCTGCCGCTGCTGTTGCTATTCTATTTGCACAAGCAAATTCTACACTTAGTTCTATGAATAGAGGAGTACTTGCCCTAGATTATAATGGAGAAAGATTATTATTTTCAAAGCTTTATAACGTTAGTCATTGGGAACCTAATGAATGCATTGAGTCAATCTTACAACTCATAGAGGATGCAGAGGAATGGAAACATCGTTTATATCAGCCTGATTTTGGACTTAGTGAACTTACGAAAGGTGGTATAAATAAAACAGAAAATAATAACAGCTTTTTAAAAGTCTAA
- a CDS encoding helix-turn-helix domain-containing protein produces the protein MKKFHSTQFGVMLRTLRQQRGLSQQTLAEFADVERNYIYYLEKGLSDPTLGVLIGLANGLGLNFSEFAEKIETVISIRKL, from the coding sequence ATGAAAAAGTTTCATTCTACTCAATTTGGTGTAATGTTACGGACGCTACGTCAACAACGTGGACTTTCACAACAAACACTTGCTGAATTTGCTGATGTTGAAAGAAATTATATTTATTATCTAGAAAAAGGATTGTCAGATCCTACTCTAGGAGTTCTTATTGGTCTTGCTAATGGCTTAGGATTAAATTTTTCAGAATTTGCAGAAAAAATCGAGACTGTTATTTCTATTAGAAAATTATAA